The Triticum dicoccoides isolate Atlit2015 ecotype Zavitan chromosome 6A, WEW_v2.0, whole genome shotgun sequence genome has a window encoding:
- the LOC119317473 gene encoding protein SOB FIVE-LIKE 3-like isoform X2 — protein MESSHITGDGGEGCNSSESGWTMYLVSPMQSRDDDDGGSRKGSGSDGSNVDDGYGYTYLVRGRKGGKEYQDDGDDNDSLASDASTGPAKVKAQPSSPDGKESQGHRKDGDNNGEKREEDEEEEDRHTRFSTSSRKKAGNKAEKGGEGKSSKKKGSSSRTSFF, from the exons ATGGAATCCTCCCATATCACCGGGGATGGTGGCGAGGGCTGCAACAGCAGCGAGTCTGGGTGGACAATGTACCTGGTCTCCCCCATGCAAAGCCGCGACGACGACGATGGTGGTAGCCGCAAGGGAAGCGGCAGCGATGGAAGCAATGTCGATGATGGTTATGGCTACACTTACCTCGTCCGTGGCAGGAAAGGAGGCAAGGAATACCAGGACGATGGCGATGACAACGACTCCCTTGCCTCCGATGCTTCGACTGGACCAGCCAAGGTCAAGGCGCAGCCCTCGTCGCCTGACGGCAAAGAAAGCCAAGGCCATCGAAAGGACGGTGACAACAACGGCGAgaagcgggaggaggacgaggaagaagaagacaggcACACCAGGTTCTCGACGAGCTCCCGCAAGAAAGCCGGCAACAAGGCGGAGAAAGGGGGCGAGGGCAAGTCATCCAAGAAGAAGGGAAGCTCCTCAAGGACAAGCTTCTTTTG A
- the LOC119317472 gene encoding probable purine permease 11 gives MAGDDGNGNSSAVRGGGGGSGQEEVQIEIAGSSKPAVSLAHEAPPQSAPVKHWQWWLMVVLNMFFLVAGQTSATLLGRFYYNEGGNSKWLSTFVQTAGFPVLFVAQFLFRPKSPSTQATTSGPEASITKITLIYIALGLIIAADDLMYSYGLLYLPVSTYSLICASQLAFNAVFSYFLNAQKFTPLIFNSVLLLTFSASLLGVDEDSPSSSDISQGNHVLGFVLTLGASATYSLILSLMQVTFEKVIKRETFSVVLNMQIYTAFVATLASLVGLFASGEWKTLEGEMHMFSPGKVSYVMTVLWTAISWQIASVGVVGLIFVVSSLFSNVISTLALPIIPVFAVIFFHDKMDGIKIIAMLIAIWGFISYGYQLYVDDKKSRKTSSSVEENS, from the exons ATGGCCGGCGACGACGGCAACGGCAACAGCAGCGccgtccgcggcggcggcggcgggagcggcCAGGAGGAGGTCCAGATAGAAATCGCAG GATCCTCCAAACCCGCAGTTTCCTTGGCCCATGAAGCACCCCCACAAAGCGCTCCGGTTAAGCACTGGCAATGGTGGTTGATGGTGGTACTGAACATGTTCTTCCTTGTGGCTGGTCAGACGTCGGCAACACTCTTAGGGAGATTCTACTACAATGAAGGTGGCAATAGCAAATGGTTGTCCACGTTTGTCCAGACTGCTGGTTTTCCGGTGTTGTTTGTTGCCCAATTTCTTTTCCGTCCAAAGTCACCTTCCACACAAGCAACTACCAGTGGCCCTGAAGCTTCTATCACCAAAATCACTCTGATATACATTGCCTTGGGACTCATCATTGCTGCAGACGACTTGATGTATTCCTACGGTCTATTGTATCTTCCTGTCTCAACTTACTCCCTCATTTGTGCTAGTCAGCTGGCCTTCAACGCCGTCTTCTCATATTTTCTCAATGCCCAAAAGTTCACCCCTTTGATATTCAACTCGGTACTACTCCTTACATTTTCCGCTTCGCTCCTTGGAGTTGATGAGGATTCTCCGAGCAGTAGTGATATCTCTCAAGGGAATCAtgtattgggttttgtgttgacactGGGAGCATCGGCCACATACTCACTTATTCTGTCTCTCATGCAAGTTACGTTTGAAAAGGTTATTAAGAGGGAGACCTTCTCAGTCGTGCTGAACATGCAGATTTATACGGCATTTGTGGCTACATTGGCTTCTCTTGTTGGGTTGTTTGCAAGTGGTGAATGGAAGACTTTGGAGGGAGAGATGCACATGTTCAGCCCAGGGAAGGTGTCCTATGTAATGACAGTGCTATGGACAGCTATATCATGGCAGATAGCTTCTGTTGGAGTTGTGGGGTTGATCTTTGTGGTTTCATCACTCTTTTCAAATGTGATAAGCACTCTAGCTCTACCCATCATTCCTGTTTTCGCAGTGATTTTCTTTCACGACAAAATGGATGGAATAAAGATTATAGCTATGCTGATAGCCATCTGGGGTTTTATTTCATACGGCTACCAGTTGTATGTTGATGACAAGAAGTCTAGGAAGACTTCGTCCAGTGTGGAGGAGAATTCCTAA
- the LOC119317473 gene encoding protein SOB FIVE-LIKE 3-like isoform X1: MESSHITGDGGEGCNSSESGWTMYLVSPMQSRDDDDGGSRKGSGSDGSNVDDGYGYTYLVRGRKGGKEYQDDGDDNDSLASDASTGPAKVKAQPSSPDGKESQGHRKDGDNNGEKREEDEEEEDRHTRFSTSSRKKAGNKAEKGGEGKSSKKKGSSSRTSFFW, translated from the coding sequence ATGGAATCCTCCCATATCACCGGGGATGGTGGCGAGGGCTGCAACAGCAGCGAGTCTGGGTGGACAATGTACCTGGTCTCCCCCATGCAAAGCCGCGACGACGACGATGGTGGTAGCCGCAAGGGAAGCGGCAGCGATGGAAGCAATGTCGATGATGGTTATGGCTACACTTACCTCGTCCGTGGCAGGAAAGGAGGCAAGGAATACCAGGACGATGGCGATGACAACGACTCCCTTGCCTCCGATGCTTCGACTGGACCAGCCAAGGTCAAGGCGCAGCCCTCGTCGCCTGACGGCAAAGAAAGCCAAGGCCATCGAAAGGACGGTGACAACAACGGCGAgaagcgggaggaggacgaggaagaagaagacaggcACACCAGGTTCTCGACGAGCTCCCGCAAGAAAGCCGGCAACAAGGCGGAGAAAGGGGGCGAGGGCAAGTCATCCAAGAAGAAGGGAAGCTCCTCAAGGACAAGCTTCTTTTGGTAA